TCGTTCGAGTCTGCCGAGGCTAAACAAGGCGTCAGTGAGGTCAGCATTGATGGCGGCAAAGTCCGTCTGCGTGACCTGCTAGAGTCCGATAGCCCGTGGCGAGACTACAAAGCGGTGCGGGTGGAGGGGATTGATTACAACGCCTTCTTCCAAGACAATGACAGCTTGATTGATTATCTCAGCGCTCAACGCTTGCTCTCCCCACTGGTCTGTCTGGGCGATGGTCACGCTGGGGTGTGGAATCTGTTTGCTCAACTCACCACCGTTGAGACCCGTTGGGAAATCCTCGATTGGTACCATCTCAAAGAAAACCTCTACAAAGTCGGTGGGTCGCTCAAGCGCTTAGCAGCGGCGGAAATGCTGTTATGGCAAGGTCAAGTGGAAGCCGCCAGGGCCCTCTTTGCCGACTGTCGGCGCAAGCAAGCCCGCAATTTTGAAGCCTATCTGAGCACCCATCGCTCTCGCATCGTGAATTATGGGTTCTACCAGGCTGAGCAACTCTGTTCTATTGGATCAGGAGCCGTAG
The Thermoleptolyngbya sichuanensis A183 DNA segment above includes these coding regions:
- a CDS encoding ISKra4 family transposase (programmed frameshift); its protein translation is MEACTAEIAEILYRNSNREGLDSLEGIEQTVRRQMLEEVSPRVAPFFVNQKAYPARGRVRRLKSLVGVLEIRQSQAERLGVKAYSRLSGGLEKANLRLSANESFQDAEDDIVALTGMRVGHSTQQRLVGRQSFESAEAKQGVSEVSIDGGKVRLRDLLESDSPWRDYKAVRVEGIDYNAFFQDNDSLIDYLSAQRLLSPLVCLGDGHAGVWNLFAQLTTVETRWEILDWYHLKENLYKVGGSLKRLAAAEMLLWQGQVEAARALFADCRRKQARNFEAYLSTHRSRIVNYGFYQAEQLCSIGSGAVESAVKQIGRRLQISGARWNTASVNAMLSLRCAYLNGQLAS